From one Catenuloplanes nepalensis genomic stretch:
- a CDS encoding CheR family methyltransferase, whose protein sequence is MRPDLNRLRALLAERLGMTFDEKRDDLLTEVLRTRADRHRMSEGDYLDRLTADPERAELRALAEAVTINETYFFRNIEQFHALAEVAIPDRRRARASVRALRLLSVGCSSGEEPYTLAAVTAERVPPDWHVSIVGLDINRAVLRRAATGHYSTWSLRETPASIRQRWFHPRDDGVEVDERLRARVQFVEHNVVNDDPVLWASQSYDVIFCRNMLMYLTDEVRRGTIARITRALAPGGYLFLGHTDSLGSRPEGLEVRHTHGTVYYCRTTRTAAPQPVATAPAPFTRPQPAPQIKTQPMRGYEQALLLLRDERFQEALAAVESMTEPESRLPRVRVLRGALLAHVGDTGRAADLCERLVAEDGLNADAHYVIGVCHEGDASPAAAGRNHQLAAYLDPGFAMPRMRLGLLAKQAGDRQTAARELDRAVTLLRGESDERILLFGGGFGRRSLIALCRSELQAVGAVS, encoded by the coding sequence ATGCGGCCTGACCTGAACCGGTTGCGCGCGCTGCTGGCCGAGCGGCTGGGCATGACGTTCGACGAGAAGCGGGACGACCTGCTGACCGAGGTGCTGCGCACGCGCGCGGACCGGCACCGGATGAGCGAGGGCGACTACCTCGACCGGCTGACCGCGGACCCGGAACGTGCGGAGCTGCGCGCGCTCGCCGAGGCCGTCACGATCAATGAAACGTACTTCTTCCGCAACATCGAGCAGTTCCACGCGCTGGCCGAGGTGGCGATCCCGGACCGGCGCAGGGCGCGCGCGTCGGTGCGGGCGCTACGGCTGCTGAGTGTGGGCTGCTCGTCCGGCGAGGAGCCCTACACGCTCGCGGCCGTGACCGCGGAACGCGTCCCGCCGGACTGGCACGTCTCCATCGTCGGCCTGGACATCAACCGGGCGGTGCTGCGCCGCGCGGCGACCGGGCATTACAGCACCTGGTCGCTGCGCGAGACACCGGCCAGCATCCGGCAACGCTGGTTCCATCCGCGCGACGACGGCGTCGAGGTCGACGAGCGGCTGCGCGCCCGCGTGCAGTTCGTCGAGCACAACGTGGTCAACGACGACCCGGTGCTGTGGGCCAGCCAGAGCTACGACGTGATCTTCTGCCGGAACATGCTGATGTACCTCACCGACGAGGTCCGGCGCGGCACGATCGCACGGATCACCCGCGCGCTCGCCCCCGGCGGATACCTCTTCCTGGGCCACACCGACTCGCTCGGCAGCCGCCCGGAGGGCCTCGAGGTCCGGCACACGCACGGCACGGTCTACTACTGCCGGACCACGCGGACCGCCGCGCCGCAGCCGGTCGCCACCGCACCCGCGCCCTTCACGCGTCCGCAACCGGCACCACAGATCAAGACCCAGCCCATGCGCGGGTACGAACAGGCGCTGCTCCTGCTTCGGGATGAACGCTTTCAAGAGGCGCTCGCGGCCGTCGAGTCGATGACCGAGCCGGAGTCCCGCCTGCCCCGGGTCCGGGTGCTGCGCGGCGCGCTGCTCGCCCACGTCGGCGACACCGGCAGGGCCGCGGACCTGTGCGAGCGGCTGGTCGCGGAGGACGGCCTGAACGCGGACGCGCACTACGTGATCGGTGTCTGCCACGAGGGCGACGCGTCCCCGGCCGCGGCGGGCCGCAACCACCAGCTCGCCGCGTACCTCGACCCCGGCTTCGCCATGCCCCGCATGCGGCTCGGCCTGCTGGCCAAGCAGGCCGGCGACCGGCAGACCGCGGCCCGCGAGTTGGACCGGGCCGTGACGTTGCTGCGCGGCGAGTCCGACGAGCGGATCCTGCTGTTCGGCGGCGGGTTCGGCCGGCGGTCGCTGATCGCGCTCTGCCGCAGCGAACTCCAGGCGGTCGGAGCCGTGTCGTGA
- a CDS encoding chemotaxis protein CheW gives MYGLSLIFRAGTVLCALPLGDIVELMRPLPIQSLAGSAHYVRGVSVVRGVAVPVLDLGRLLGDFDTAPERFITTKSGGVLAIGPVLGVRDVNPEPGREAPSMGGVVAAVGVLDAEPLMFLDPDGVTRMVAAYAA, from the coding sequence GTGTACGGACTGTCGCTGATCTTCCGCGCGGGCACGGTGCTGTGCGCGCTGCCGCTCGGCGACATCGTGGAACTCATGCGACCGCTGCCGATCCAGTCCTTGGCGGGCAGCGCGCACTACGTGCGTGGGGTGAGCGTGGTGCGCGGGGTGGCCGTGCCGGTGCTCGACCTCGGCCGGCTGCTCGGCGACTTCGACACCGCGCCGGAACGTTTCATCACCACGAAATCCGGCGGCGTACTGGCGATCGGCCCGGTGCTCGGCGTGCGCGACGTGAACCCGGAGCCCGGCCGGGAGGCACCGTCGATGGGCGGCGTGGTGGCGGCGGTCGGCGTGCTGGACGCGGAGCCGCTGATGTTCCTCGACCCGGACGGCGTGACCCGGATGGTGGCGGCGTATGCGGCCTGA
- a CDS encoding SigE family RNA polymerase sigma factor: protein MRTSPPARGDDEFVEFAQVAWRRLVHAAYLIVGDHHRAEDAAQTALARTYASWSRVRRQDAYAYTRRVLINHITDGWRRPIREQPHAAVPDRPAPADVADDVSRRQWLVDALRTLAPRERAVVVLRYYFDLSEADVAAELGISIGSVKSMGARGLARLRLQTDRVTPGANG from the coding sequence GTGAGGACCTCCCCGCCGGCCCGCGGCGACGACGAATTCGTGGAGTTCGCCCAGGTCGCCTGGAGACGGCTGGTGCACGCGGCGTACCTGATCGTCGGCGACCACCACCGGGCGGAGGACGCGGCGCAGACCGCGCTGGCCCGCACCTACGCGTCCTGGTCACGGGTGCGCCGCCAGGACGCGTACGCGTACACCCGGCGGGTCCTGATCAATCACATCACCGACGGCTGGCGGCGGCCGATCCGCGAGCAGCCGCACGCGGCGGTCCCGGACCGGCCCGCGCCGGCCGACGTCGCCGACGACGTCTCCCGCCGCCAGTGGCTGGTCGACGCGCTGCGCACGCTGGCGCCGCGGGAGCGCGCGGTGGTGGTGCTGCGTTACTACTTCGATCTCTCCGAGGCCGACGTGGCCGCCGAGCTGGGCATCTCGATCGGCTCGGTGAAGAGCATGGGCGCCCGCGGCCTGGCCCGGCTGCGCCTCCAGACCGACCGCGTGACCCCGGGAGCGAACGGATGA
- a CDS encoding alpha/beta fold hydrolase, which translates to MQTDIRLWSAERGAGAPTLLIMGTAAQSVGWPEPLVDRLVEGGRRVILFDHRDTGLSECRDFAAHPYSIDDLALDCLAVLDAHGVGAAHLAGASLGGAIGQWLAVHRPDRVLSLTAIMTSPMGNDPGPAWARAFAGAPPLDGELPAPSPQFLRYVTSPERDPLGTQRVLHGDGLPFDEEAARDYVRRSAERAVHPEAAANHDLAGRRWTAARRAPLGTITAPTLVIHGSADPLFPPAHGEALAAAVPGARLTVIDGMGHGFFSPGLPERVADLILG; encoded by the coding sequence ATGCAGACCGACATTCGACTGTGGAGTGCCGAGCGCGGTGCGGGCGCTCCGACGTTGCTCATCATGGGTACGGCGGCGCAGTCCGTCGGCTGGCCGGAACCGCTGGTGGACCGGCTGGTCGAGGGCGGGCGCCGGGTGATCCTGTTCGACCACCGGGACACCGGGCTCTCCGAGTGCCGGGACTTCGCCGCGCACCCGTACAGCATCGACGATCTGGCCCTCGACTGCCTCGCGGTGCTGGACGCGCACGGCGTCGGCGCCGCCCACCTGGCCGGCGCGTCGCTCGGCGGCGCGATCGGGCAGTGGCTGGCCGTCCACCGGCCGGACCGCGTGCTGTCGCTGACCGCCATCATGACCTCGCCGATGGGCAACGACCCCGGGCCGGCGTGGGCCCGCGCGTTCGCCGGCGCGCCTCCGCTCGACGGTGAGCTGCCGGCGCCGAGCCCGCAGTTCCTGCGGTACGTCACGTCGCCGGAGCGGGATCCCCTCGGCACCCAGCGGGTGCTGCACGGGGACGGGCTGCCGTTCGACGAGGAGGCCGCGCGCGACTACGTGCGCCGCTCGGCGGAACGCGCCGTGCATCCGGAGGCGGCCGCGAACCATGACCTGGCCGGCCGCCGGTGGACGGCCGCGCGCCGCGCCCCGCTCGGCACGATCACCGCACCCACGCTGGTGATCCACGGCAGCGCGGATCCGCTGTTCCCGCCCGCGCACGGTGAGGCGCTGGCCGCGGCCGTCCCGGGCGCGCGGCTGACCGTCATCGACGGGATGGGCCACGGCTTCTTCTCACCCGGCCTGCCGGAACGCGTCGCTGACCTGATCCTGGGTTAG
- a CDS encoding VOC family protein — protein sequence MNWTLEVVIVPVSDLDRAKEFYAGTLGFHVDHDTDFGVGRIIQLTPPGSGCSIVIGRGAVPEMPPGSLKGLQLVVPDIRAAHAELRARGLECGDVQVVGENPHPVPDPLDNVGFVFFDDPDGNSWAVQQISSRGQVISSS from the coding sequence GTGAACTGGACCCTGGAAGTCGTCATCGTGCCCGTGTCCGATCTGGACCGGGCCAAGGAGTTCTACGCCGGCACGCTCGGCTTCCACGTCGATCACGACACCGACTTCGGCGTCGGGCGAATCATCCAGCTGACGCCGCCCGGCTCCGGCTGCTCGATCGTCATCGGGCGGGGTGCGGTGCCGGAGATGCCGCCCGGCTCGCTGAAGGGCCTCCAACTGGTCGTGCCGGACATCCGCGCGGCCCACGCCGAGCTACGCGCGCGCGGCCTGGAGTGCGGCGACGTCCAGGTCGTCGGCGAGAACCCGCACCCGGTCCCGGACCCGCTGGACAACGTCGGCTTCGTCTTCTTCGACGACCCGGACGGCAACTCCTGGGCCGTGCAGCAGATCTCGTCGCGCGGTCAGGTGATCAGTTCGTCGTAG
- a CDS encoding GerMN domain-containing protein produces MRRVLPLLLPLLLAGCGIPLDDAPREPDNPRPYRFGTATAPGGGSAVERLCLVKDDRIARIQRRLPTARNAAEQLADLFGGPNAEEQADGYTSALTGTLITPRLTLDGAAAVVEIGDWTAHGNRSDEVLAFGQIVCTLTSRPEIGTVEFTSAGEPLSVPRADLSLSDRPLTLVDYDELIT; encoded by the coding sequence GTGAGACGCGTCCTTCCGTTGCTGCTGCCGTTGCTGCTCGCCGGGTGCGGCATCCCGCTGGACGACGCGCCGCGCGAGCCGGACAACCCGCGGCCGTACCGGTTCGGCACCGCCACCGCGCCCGGCGGCGGCTCCGCCGTCGAACGCCTCTGCCTGGTCAAGGACGACCGGATCGCGCGCATCCAGCGGCGGCTGCCGACCGCCCGCAACGCCGCCGAGCAACTCGCCGACCTGTTCGGCGGCCCGAACGCGGAGGAGCAGGCGGACGGCTACACCAGTGCGCTCACCGGCACGCTGATCACGCCGCGGCTCACGCTGGACGGTGCGGCCGCGGTCGTCGAGATCGGTGACTGGACCGCGCACGGCAACCGCAGCGACGAGGTGCTCGCGTTCGGCCAGATCGTCTGCACGCTGACCAGCCGCCCGGAGATCGGCACGGTCGAGTTCACCAGCGCCGGCGAGCCGCTCAGCGTGCCGCGCGCGGACCTGTCACTGTCGGACCGGCCGCTGACGCTCGTCGACTACGACGAACTGATCACCTGA
- a CDS encoding sensor histidine kinase codes for MGRAGLRARVTTGFAAGALVLSLAMASISYQLVRQSLIAERENAAVRAAYYDAAIVEAGINNNPTPDIGTVLRSLDTGDSRQAVLHLDEWHARSADVGLTDAIPTRLQEHAATGRVGVQMVDAGGTPALVVAVPLADGAVFYEIDSMAELDHTLRVLALVLTLVALGTAGAGALVGWNATRYVLRPLTSVANAAKEITAGRQMARLDPATEPDLARLTTSFNHMVDQLSARMERDRRFAADVSHELRSPLQTLAAAASVLDRRRDTLDERTALAAGLIVDEVDRFQRLVNDLLELARTDQPADRQEVDVAELARQTCRDHGLDPGIVTVVGGPVAWSVDRRRIRQLFDNLLDNAAGYGGGATEVRLTADAERCRIEVDDEGPGVSPEDKPLIWSRFVRGRSQSSSRADGGGTGLGLALVAQHAAAHDGTAEVLDRPGGGARFRIDLPDCL; via the coding sequence ATCGGGCGGGCCGGGTTGCGGGCACGGGTCACCACCGGGTTCGCGGCGGGCGCGCTCGTGCTGTCGCTGGCGATGGCGTCGATCTCGTACCAGCTGGTGCGCCAGTCGCTGATCGCGGAACGGGAGAACGCGGCGGTGCGCGCGGCCTACTACGACGCCGCGATCGTGGAGGCGGGCATCAACAACAATCCCACCCCCGACATCGGTACGGTGCTGCGCTCCCTCGACACCGGCGACAGCCGCCAGGCGGTGCTGCACCTCGACGAGTGGCACGCCCGCAGCGCCGACGTCGGGCTCACCGACGCGATCCCCACCCGACTGCAGGAGCACGCTGCCACCGGCCGGGTCGGCGTGCAGATGGTCGACGCCGGCGGCACCCCCGCGCTGGTCGTGGCCGTGCCCCTGGCCGACGGCGCGGTCTTCTACGAGATCGACTCGATGGCCGAACTCGACCACACACTGCGGGTGCTCGCGCTGGTCCTGACGCTGGTCGCGCTCGGCACCGCCGGTGCGGGCGCGCTCGTCGGCTGGAACGCCACCCGCTACGTGCTGCGCCCGCTCACCAGCGTCGCGAACGCGGCGAAGGAGATCACCGCCGGCCGGCAGATGGCCCGCCTCGACCCGGCCACCGAGCCCGACCTGGCCCGGCTCACCACCTCGTTCAACCACATGGTCGACCAGCTCTCCGCGCGGATGGAACGCGACCGCCGGTTCGCCGCGGACGTCAGCCACGAGTTGCGCTCCCCGCTGCAGACGCTCGCGGCCGCGGCCAGCGTGCTCGACCGGCGCCGGGACACGCTCGACGAACGCACCGCGCTCGCGGCCGGCCTGATCGTCGACGAGGTCGACCGGTTCCAGCGACTCGTCAACGACCTGCTCGAACTCGCCCGCACCGACCAGCCCGCGGACCGGCAGGAGGTCGACGTGGCGGAACTGGCCCGGCAGACCTGCCGCGACCATGGCCTCGACCCCGGCATCGTCACCGTGGTCGGCGGCCCGGTGGCCTGGTCCGTCGACCGGCGCCGGATCCGCCAGCTCTTCGACAACCTGCTCGACAACGCGGCCGGTTACGGTGGCGGCGCCACCGAGGTCCGGCTCACCGCGGACGCGGAACGCTGCCGGATCGAGGTCGACGACGAGGGCCCCGGCGTCAGCCCGGAGGACAAGCCGCTGATCTGGAGCCGGTTCGTCCGTGGCCGGTCGCAGAGCTCGTCGCGCGCGGACGGCGGCGGCACCGGCCTCGGCCTCGCGCTCGTCGCCCAGCACGCGGCGGCGCACGACGGCACCGCCGAGGTGCTGGACCGTCCCGGCGGCGGCGCGCGCTTCCGCATCGACCTGCCAGACTGCTTGTGA
- a CDS encoding response regulator transcription factor, which translates to MPGVLVIEDDDRIRLSLVMALEDEGYTARGAATAEEGLAAQRAQAADTVLVDLMLPGIDGFECIRQLRRVDDVPIVVVSARDDTHDIVAALEAGADDYVVKPVAIKELSARLRALRRRARPVAVDPVPVLSFGDLQILPEAGEVRVGGETVAVTRTEFQLLCELAEHAGRVLSRQQLLQRVWGYDGGDERLVDVHIGRLRAKIEKDSGAPRHLVTVRGLGYKLLVS; encoded by the coding sequence ATGCCGGGCGTGCTGGTGATCGAGGACGACGACCGGATCCGGTTGTCGCTGGTGATGGCGCTGGAGGACGAGGGTTACACGGCTCGCGGCGCCGCGACCGCGGAGGAGGGCCTCGCCGCGCAGCGCGCCCAGGCCGCCGACACGGTCCTGGTCGACCTGATGCTCCCGGGGATCGACGGTTTCGAGTGCATCCGCCAGCTGCGGCGCGTCGACGACGTGCCGATCGTGGTGGTCAGCGCGCGCGACGACACGCACGACATCGTGGCCGCGCTGGAGGCGGGCGCGGACGACTACGTGGTGAAGCCGGTCGCGATCAAGGAGCTGTCCGCGCGGCTGCGCGCGCTGCGGCGGCGGGCCCGGCCGGTCGCGGTGGATCCCGTACCCGTGCTGTCGTTCGGTGATCTTCAGATTCTGCCGGAGGCGGGGGAGGTGCGGGTCGGCGGCGAGACCGTGGCCGTGACGCGCACCGAGTTCCAGCTGCTCTGCGAGCTGGCCGAGCACGCGGGCCGGGTGCTGTCCCGGCAACAGCTGCTGCAGCGCGTCTGGGGTTACGACGGCGGCGACGAGCGGCTGGTCGACGTGCACATCGGCCGGTTGCGCGCCAAGATCGAGAAAGACTCGGGGGCGCCGCGCCATCTGGTCACCGTGCGTGGCCTCGGATACAAGCTGCTCGTGTCATGA
- a CDS encoding STAS domain-containing protein codes for MTAVPGQVANMIDLICDRCGVVLRCRADHLRDLEVVWPLLTDQGWAGSPFATGQHTCPGCVVGQLREPSAAAAATWPVRKHIPRDVALRHDPHAAIVEVTGDIDRLLVSTMQAALGRAAALHRNVVLDLSAVELVDPIGLSVLVRGHMRARKRGGHLCLAAPSRFVLTVLHTMRLDDALPVFADLPSALTWLAAHPPLPAQRSS; via the coding sequence ATGACCGCGGTGCCCGGGCAGGTGGCCAACATGATCGACTTGATCTGCGACCGCTGCGGAGTCGTGCTCAGGTGCCGCGCCGATCACCTGCGCGACCTCGAGGTGGTCTGGCCGCTGCTCACCGACCAGGGCTGGGCCGGCTCGCCGTTCGCCACCGGCCAGCACACCTGTCCCGGGTGTGTGGTCGGGCAGCTGCGCGAGCCGAGCGCGGCCGCGGCCGCGACCTGGCCGGTTCGCAAGCACATTCCGCGCGACGTCGCGCTGCGGCACGACCCGCACGCCGCGATCGTCGAGGTCACCGGCGACATCGATCGGCTGCTGGTGTCGACGATGCAGGCCGCGCTCGGCAGGGCGGCGGCGCTGCACCGCAACGTCGTGCTCGACCTGTCCGCGGTCGAGCTGGTCGACCCGATCGGGCTGAGCGTGCTGGTGCGCGGGCACATGCGGGCCCGCAAGCGCGGCGGTCACCTGTGTCTCGCCGCGCCCAGCCGGTTCGTGCTGACCGTGCTGCACACCATGCGCCTGGACGACGCGCTGCCGGTCTTCGCCGACCTGCCGTCCGCGCTGACCTGGCTGGCCGCGCACCCGCCGCTGCCCGCGCAGCGATCGTCGTGA
- a CDS encoding STAS domain-containing protein → MQVGQAALIELAITHELVRHRLPAVRLLLDQALARRPARLVLDLTECPTIDAAGIELLLSTHRRLWGGEGRLALRRPTARVLRLLEIAHATKVLQIDVG, encoded by the coding sequence ATGCAGGTGGGACAGGCCGCCCTGATCGAGCTGGCGATCACGCACGAGTTGGTGCGCCACCGCCTCCCCGCGGTGCGGCTACTGTTGGACCAGGCTCTCGCCCGGCGTCCGGCGCGGCTCGTCCTGGATCTCACCGAGTGCCCGACGATCGACGCCGCGGGAATCGAACTGCTGCTCAGCACGCACCGACGCCTCTGGGGCGGCGAGGGGCGGCTGGCGCTGCGCCGGCCCACGGCGCGAGTGCTGCGCCTGCTGGAGATCGCACACGCGACGAAGGTGCTCCAGATCGACGTCGGCTGA
- a CDS encoding PPOX class F420-dependent oxidoreductase — protein sequence MSTVPESHADLLERPVFAHMATIRPDGSPQSSVMWFAWDGEVLRMTHKKTRQKFRNVTKEPRIALSIADPDDPYRFLEVRGIVEKVEDDDAEASFYASLQHRYDNVYPIPDAPERIIMTIRPTSFLAVVNGSVVARG from the coding sequence ATGAGTACAGTTCCCGAGAGTCACGCCGACCTGCTGGAGCGCCCGGTCTTCGCGCACATGGCCACGATCCGGCCGGACGGCTCGCCGCAGTCGAGCGTCATGTGGTTCGCCTGGGACGGCGAGGTCCTCCGGATGACCCACAAGAAGACCCGGCAGAAGTTCCGCAACGTGACGAAGGAACCGCGGATCGCTCTGTCCATCGCCGACCCCGACGACCCGTACCGGTTCCTCGAGGTCCGCGGCATCGTCGAGAAGGTCGAGGACGACGACGCCGAGGCCTCGTTCTACGCCTCCCTGCAGCACCGGTACGACAACGTCTACCCGATCCCGGACGCCCCCGAGCGCATCATCATGACGATCCGTCCCACGTCGTTCCTCGCGGTCGTCAACGGCTCCGTCGTCGCCCGCGGCTGA
- a CDS encoding Gfo/Idh/MocA family protein: protein MTRRYAIAGLGHRAQMYVDALLGDWSDTGTIVAFLDTNKTRMDYHNGRLPSPVPTYGPEGLHEVLGLSDVLVVTSVDATHADYVVAALDAGLDVVCEKPLTVDEEGCARIADAAERSSGNLIVTFNYRYSPRNSAVRELIASGRIGDITAVHFEWALDTAHGADYFRRWHRDRGSSGGLLVHKSTHHFDLINWWLASNPELVFAQTALRFYGSSGAGGGADRPARAKGAPGLGTDPFLLDASADPRLKALYLDAEHEDGYVRDQDVFAPGVTIDDTMSVLIRYANRALVTYSLTAYSPFEGYRVAFTGTRGRIELEVGERAWTPVNAAIDPSAGLHSTDSSWERLTVQEQWGKPEEVPIIRGEGGHGGGDRLLLDDVFRGPSGDPLARQAGYRDGIRSVLTGVAANKSAASGAPVTLTDEGTRLA, encoded by the coding sequence ATGACCCGCCGCTACGCCATCGCCGGACTCGGGCACCGCGCCCAGATGTACGTGGACGCGCTGCTCGGCGACTGGAGCGACACCGGCACGATCGTCGCGTTCCTCGACACGAACAAGACCCGGATGGACTACCACAACGGGCGGCTCCCCTCACCCGTACCCACGTATGGGCCTGAGGGTCTGCACGAGGTTCTGGGCCTGTCCGATGTGCTCGTCGTGACGAGTGTGGACGCCACCCACGCGGACTACGTGGTCGCCGCGCTCGACGCCGGGCTGGACGTGGTGTGCGAGAAGCCGCTGACCGTCGACGAGGAGGGCTGCGCGCGCATCGCGGACGCGGCCGAACGCTCCAGCGGGAACCTGATCGTCACGTTCAACTACCGCTACTCGCCGCGGAACTCCGCCGTGCGTGAGCTGATCGCGTCCGGCCGGATCGGTGACATCACGGCCGTGCACTTCGAGTGGGCGCTGGACACCGCGCACGGCGCCGACTACTTCCGCCGCTGGCACCGCGACCGCGGAAGCTCCGGCGGCCTGCTGGTGCACAAGTCCACGCACCACTTCGACCTGATCAACTGGTGGCTGGCCAGCAATCCCGAGCTGGTCTTCGCGCAGACCGCGCTGCGCTTCTACGGCTCGTCCGGTGCGGGCGGCGGGGCGGACAGGCCGGCGCGGGCCAAGGGCGCGCCCGGGCTCGGCACCGACCCGTTCCTGCTGGACGCCTCCGCCGACCCGCGGCTCAAGGCGCTCTACCTGGACGCGGAGCACGAGGACGGCTACGTCCGCGACCAGGACGTGTTCGCGCCCGGCGTGACCATCGACGACACCATGTCCGTGCTCATCCGGTACGCCAACCGTGCGCTGGTCACCTACTCGCTCACCGCGTACAGCCCGTTCGAGGGGTACCGGGTCGCGTTCACCGGCACCCGCGGCCGGATCGAGTTGGAGGTCGGCGAGCGCGCCTGGACGCCGGTGAACGCGGCCATCGACCCGAGCGCCGGCCTGCACTCGACCGACTCCTCCTGGGAGCGGCTCACCGTGCAGGAGCAGTGGGGCAAGCCGGAGGAGGTGCCGATCATCCGCGGCGAGGGCGGCCACGGCGGCGGCGACAGGCTACTGCTCGACGACGTGTTCCGCGGACCGTCCGGCGACCCGCTCGCGCGGCAGGCCGGCTACCGCGACGGCATCCGCAGCGTGCTCACCGGCGTCGCCGCGAACAAGTCGGCCGCGTCCGGCGCGCCGGTGACCCTCACGGACGAGGGGACTCGCCTAGCCTGA
- a CDS encoding cupin domain-containing protein: MTFPGGTSISRLTVYTGRCVDGLAGGTPHLHTASTEAYVVTGGTGALQTLDASGFREIPLEHGSLIWFTPGVIHRAVNHGDLRVLVVMSNAGLPEAGDAVMTFPPDVLATPESYAAAAVLPAKDDDAVARRRDLAVGEFLRLRDAAIRGDLAPLHAFYDAAARLVRGRIPQWREIWQATVAAQTARTAEMLNNLDAGDGSHLREGGVLGAPRSETDGWGMCGRLGTHDVRNPDTPGGSQ, translated from the coding sequence ATGACCTTCCCCGGTGGCACCTCGATCAGCCGGCTGACCGTCTACACAGGGCGGTGCGTGGACGGGCTGGCCGGCGGCACCCCGCACCTGCACACCGCGTCCACCGAGGCGTACGTGGTCACCGGCGGCACCGGCGCGCTGCAGACGCTCGACGCGTCGGGCTTTCGCGAGATCCCACTCGAACACGGCTCGCTGATCTGGTTCACGCCCGGCGTCATCCACCGCGCGGTCAACCACGGCGACCTCCGGGTGCTGGTCGTCATGTCCAACGCCGGGCTGCCCGAGGCCGGCGACGCGGTCATGACGTTCCCGCCGGACGTCCTCGCCACGCCCGAGTCCTACGCCGCGGCCGCGGTGCTTCCGGCGAAGGACGACGACGCCGTGGCGCGCCGCCGGGACCTCGCGGTCGGGGAGTTCCTGCGGCTCAGGGACGCGGCGATCAGGGGCGACCTCGCGCCGCTGCACGCGTTCTACGACGCCGCGGCACGGCTGGTGCGCGGCCGGATCCCGCAGTGGCGCGAGATCTGGCAGGCCACGGTCGCGGCGCAGACCGCACGGACCGCCGAGATGTTGAACAACCTCGACGCCGGTGACGGCTCGCACCTCCGCGAGGGCGGCGTGCTGGGCGCGCCGCGCAGCGAGACCGACGGCTGGGGCATGTGCGGCCGGCTCGGCACCCACGACGTTCGCAATCCCGACACCCCCGGAGGCTCGCAATGA
- a CDS encoding PmoA family protein gives MTLHVDHKLGKEVTVSAGDVPIATYVYVPDTVRLESPKPYLHPLRTLAGDLVSLFRPHDHVWHKGIAWSLPHLGEHNFWGGPTYVHGQFYVQKENNGSALHRDMTSLTVDGDTAALTHTLDWRSQQGAPVVDETRSLTFTLIDETSWALRFETRMTNVSGATLHIGSPTTKGRENAGYGGLFWRGPRSFTNGTAQSPDGVGADNLRGTRAEWFAYRGKHDETGRASTIVMVDDRRNPQHPPQWFTRSAEFACLCPAPFFSEELPFEAGGTLTFRYAVVIATGDHGDEGTHELADRGRNVLAS, from the coding sequence ATGACTCTGCACGTCGATCACAAGCTCGGCAAGGAGGTCACGGTCTCGGCCGGGGACGTCCCGATCGCCACCTACGTCTACGTGCCGGACACCGTGCGGCTGGAGTCGCCGAAGCCGTACCTGCACCCGCTGCGCACGCTCGCCGGTGACCTGGTCTCGCTGTTCCGCCCGCACGACCACGTCTGGCACAAGGGCATCGCCTGGTCGCTGCCGCACCTGGGGGAGCACAACTTCTGGGGCGGGCCGACCTATGTGCACGGTCAGTTCTACGTGCAGAAGGAGAACAACGGCAGCGCGCTGCACCGGGACATGACGTCGCTGACCGTGGACGGCGACACCGCCGCGCTCACCCACACGCTCGACTGGCGCTCCCAGCAGGGCGCGCCGGTCGTCGACGAGACCCGGTCGCTGACGTTCACGCTGATCGACGAGACGAGCTGGGCGCTGCGCTTCGAGACCCGGATGACGAACGTCTCCGGCGCGACGCTGCACATCGGATCGCCGACCACCAAGGGCCGGGAGAACGCGGGGTACGGCGGGCTGTTCTGGCGCGGCCCGCGCAGCTTCACCAACGGCACCGCGCAGTCCCCGGACGGCGTCGGCGCGGACAACCTGCGCGGCACCCGCGCGGAGTGGTTCGCCTACCGAGGCAAGCACGACGAGACCGGCCGCGCCTCCACCATCGTGATGGTCGACGACCGGCGCAACCCGCAGCACCCGCCGCAGTGGTTCACCCGCAGCGCGGAGTTCGCCTGCCTCTGCCCGGCGCCGTTCTTCAGCGAGGAACTGCCGTTCGAGGCCGGCGGCACGCTCACGTTCCGCTACGCGGTGGTCATCGCCACCGGCGACCACGGCGACGAGGGTACGCACGAGCTGGCCGACCGGGGCCGGAACGTGTTGGCGTCATGA